One segment of Acidianus sp. HS-5 DNA contains the following:
- a CDS encoding ABC transporter permease subunit, with the protein MNPVIYDFKRAFLRWSVVGVLILFIILGVAEGYTEYYSSLGKVPPSAHYNLNFVGVVSRGNGVVTVKGYVFNNQGNPLSGTVELLQGGRCISSTTSNSSGFFIIRGANPTCIIVKYSSYEEKGILSQGLQKFVIYNLSYFYNFKVTNCKSVAVIIGVNNYEGKLIFANVFCKGSLYMAFYPKHANASCIYYYVKGGHILPVFKGSICYQTINYSSPIMVKTISIPHGTEDIAVTELDSNGNLYSTILNYYPIPYLEYLISYCLSESVDKGLNSASLIFQAFFPIIMIYLAYILYTKPLDSGAIEFIISRPLTRTNFYLNRLISGLLTGVVSSLVFSLLLGVVFIPLVHFFPSFVVSLLILRIIPAVMFYYIMTFALSSFIKSSKVVLGASIGLYFVIGIMLLLASIQHNYTLLYYANPTAISEVATYIMFRLTLANAPFNVLFSIISQIAWLVVPSLLSYLKFKGMDL; encoded by the coding sequence ATGAATCCAGTAATTTATGATTTTAAAAGAGCCTTTTTACGCTGGTCCGTGGTAGGAGTTTTGATACTTTTTATAATTTTAGGAGTCGCAGAAGGTTACACTGAATACTATTCATCCTTAGGTAAAGTACCTCCCTCTGCTCATTACAATTTAAACTTTGTAGGAGTAGTGTCGAGGGGTAACGGAGTTGTTACGGTAAAGGGCTACGTCTTTAACAACCAAGGTAACCCTTTATCAGGTACAGTAGAGTTACTGCAGGGTGGTAGATGTATTTCGAGCACTACCTCTAACTCTTCTGGGTTCTTTATTATACGAGGCGCAAATCCCACGTGTATTATAGTAAAGTATTCAAGTTACGAGGAGAAAGGCATATTATCTCAAGGACTCCAAAAATTTGTAATTTATAACTTATCTTACTTTTATAACTTTAAAGTGACAAATTGTAAAAGCGTTGCAGTTATCATTGGAGTTAATAACTATGAGGGAAAATTAATCTTTGCTAATGTTTTCTGTAAAGGTTCATTGTATATGGCCTTTTACCCCAAACACGCAAATGCAAGCTGTATATACTATTATGTTAAGGGAGGTCACATATTACCTGTTTTTAAAGGTTCAATTTGTTATCAGACTATAAATTATTCCTCTCCCATCATGGTTAAAACAATTAGTATCCCTCATGGAACTGAAGATATTGCAGTTACTGAATTAGATAGTAATGGAAATTTGTATTCCACAATTTTAAATTATTATCCTATCCCATATCTCGAGTATTTAATATCCTATTGTTTAAGTGAAAGCGTAGACAAGGGTTTAAATTCAGCCTCACTAATCTTCCAGGCTTTCTTCCCAATTATCATGATATACTTAGCTTACATACTTTACACAAAGCCCTTAGATAGCGGAGCCATTGAGTTTATAATATCTAGACCTTTGACTAGAACTAACTTCTATCTTAATAGGCTTATAAGCGGACTATTGACGGGAGTTGTGTCAAGTTTAGTATTTAGTTTACTTTTAGGCGTAGTTTTCATTCCCTTAGTGCATTTCTTCCCATCTTTTGTTGTAAGTCTTCTTATACTTAGGATAATTCCTGCAGTTATGTTCTATTACATAATGACGTTTGCCCTTAGTAGTTTCATAAAATCTTCCAAGGTAGTTCTAGGAGCTTCTATAGGATTATATTTTGTAATAGGGATAATGTTACTGTTAGCTTCAATACAACATAACTATACTTTACTCTACTACGCTAATCCAACAGCAATAAGCGAAGTTGCAACATACATAATGTTTAGGTTAACCTTGGCTAATGCACCGTTTAACGTTTTATTCTCAATTATCTCTCAAATAGCCTGGTTAGTAGTTCCTTCGTTGTTATCTTATCTGAAGTTCAAGGGAATGGATTTGTGA
- a CDS encoding heavy metal-binding domain-containing protein, which translates to MSQQQEIFITTADEIPGYTVIQIIGIVVGVSLLSKKYDLSKEEEAKKFLEESENARANALKEMLQRAKEFNSTAVISVRFDSHRINDEYDEIIAYGTAVKVIKSVH; encoded by the coding sequence ATGTCTCAACAACAAGAAATTTTTATCACAACCGCTGATGAAATTCCAGGATACACAGTTATACAGATAATAGGAATAGTTGTAGGAGTTTCATTACTTTCAAAGAAATACGACCTAAGTAAAGAGGAGGAAGCTAAAAAATTCCTTGAGGAGTCTGAGAATGCTAGAGCCAACGCATTAAAAGAGATGCTACAAAGGGCTAAGGAGTTTAACTCCACTGCAGTAATTTCTGTTAGGTTTGATTCTCACAGGATAAACGATGAATACGATGAGATAATTGCTTACGGTACTGCAGTGAAGGTAATTAAGAGCGTTCATTAG
- a CDS encoding S-methyl-5-thioribose-1-phosphate isomerase, producing the protein MKVSLKELKENFNPKLKPIIWNDEKNTLSLLDQSALPFETTYVELKDPEGIASAIKLMKVRGAPAIGITAAYGMVTALTSDIPSSLEEAIEKLTIAKKILDQARPTAVNLAWATSNMLNNAKRYVEQGDAKGVSEVVSLLKRDAKKIFDDELEAELQMGIYGLEKINDGDTVLTQCNAGGLATGTGLGTALAPVKVAHMLGIKVSVIAPETRPWLQGSRLTVYELMTDGIPVTLIADTAVGLVLYKGMVNSVMVGADRILSDGHVFNKIGTFKEAVISHELGIPFYALAPVSTFDLKNRVEDVKIEERDPNEVRTIRGIPIAPEGVKVYNPVFDVTPPKYVTGIITEKGIIYPPFDKNVRKIVEK; encoded by the coding sequence ATGAAAGTCTCGTTAAAGGAGCTAAAAGAGAACTTTAATCCCAAGCTAAAGCCAATAATCTGGAATGATGAGAAAAACACATTATCACTCTTAGATCAATCGGCACTACCATTCGAAACAACTTATGTGGAATTAAAAGATCCAGAAGGAATAGCCTCTGCAATTAAGTTAATGAAAGTGAGGGGTGCTCCAGCAATAGGTATTACTGCAGCTTACGGAATGGTTACTGCGTTAACTTCTGATATCCCTTCAAGCCTTGAAGAGGCTATAGAGAAACTAACCATAGCGAAAAAGATCCTAGACCAAGCGAGACCTACTGCAGTTAACTTAGCCTGGGCTACGTCGAATATGTTAAATAATGCAAAGAGGTACGTTGAACAAGGAGATGCTAAGGGTGTAAGTGAAGTAGTTTCCTTACTAAAAAGGGACGCAAAGAAGATATTTGATGATGAGCTTGAGGCAGAACTTCAGATGGGTATTTATGGTTTGGAGAAGATAAATGACGGAGACACTGTACTTACACAGTGTAATGCAGGAGGTCTAGCTACTGGAACTGGGCTAGGGACTGCACTTGCTCCAGTAAAAGTTGCCCACATGTTGGGAATTAAAGTCTCAGTAATCGCCCCTGAAACGAGACCTTGGTTACAAGGTAGTAGGCTTACTGTTTATGAACTAATGACTGATGGAATTCCCGTAACCTTAATTGCAGACACAGCAGTAGGCCTTGTTCTGTATAAAGGAATGGTGAACAGCGTAATGGTAGGCGCAGATAGAATACTTTCGGACGGTCATGTTTTCAATAAAATAGGTACTTTTAAAGAGGCGGTAATTTCTCACGAATTAGGAATTCCATTTTATGCGTTAGCCCCTGTTTCAACTTTTGACTTAAAGAATAGAGTTGAGGACGTGAAAATTGAGGAAAGAGATCCTAACGAAGTTAGAACAATTAGGGGAATTCCCATTGCACCGGAAGGAGTTAAAGTATATAATCCAGTCTTCGACGTAACTCCCCCAAAGTATGTTACTGGGATAATAACTGAAAAAGGAATAATATATCCTCCATTTGATAAGAATGTTAGGAAAATTGTTGAAAAATGA
- a CDS encoding zinc ribbon domain-containing protein — MVKYCPKCGYPNVDDAKFCLKCGSPLPESYILQGGAPPQSSPQSSPQPPPQPPTSQYPYMPQEPPKKKVPIKAILGGVVAVIVVLVVFLVVLPLISPSHGVYGIASTASSDFGGHWSVAKCKSAVATYVGNGKYEIKYLNGTTEYKKICSIPFGCLSSLISTSGGTYYQPNFMEYPSKISFAVINGTVNGQKDVIVLLGMYWNSTPNIAYYFSNMTKYLITKCSSSIAAGESQAKQLDSCFIISSFNGMYYYYIATSNSTLLSSVSVPYSALSHLGISHLTAIGEFWGATTHEAIIAVTINVAPSSSQIQSIVSEFQSCL; from the coding sequence GTGGTTAAATATTGTCCTAAGTGCGGTTATCCTAACGTGGATGATGCAAAATTCTGCTTAAAATGCGGTTCACCACTTCCAGAATCTTATATACTACAAGGTGGTGCTCCACCACAATCTTCTCCTCAATCATCACCTCAACCTCCTCCTCAGCCTCCAACTTCTCAGTACCCTTACATGCCCCAGGAGCCTCCTAAAAAGAAGGTTCCAATAAAGGCAATACTTGGCGGAGTAGTAGCTGTTATAGTGGTTCTAGTAGTATTCCTAGTTGTTTTACCATTAATTTCACCATCGCACGGAGTTTATGGTATAGCGTCTACCGCGTCTAGCGATTTTGGAGGTCATTGGAGCGTGGCAAAGTGCAAATCCGCTGTAGCTACTTATGTTGGCAATGGGAAGTACGAGATCAAATATCTTAATGGTACTACTGAGTATAAGAAGATCTGCTCCATTCCTTTTGGCTGCTTATCTTCATTGATAAGCACTAGTGGAGGGACGTATTATCAGCCAAATTTTATGGAATATCCTTCTAAGATTTCCTTCGCTGTAATTAACGGCACTGTTAACGGGCAGAAAGATGTCATTGTACTGTTGGGAATGTATTGGAATTCTACTCCAAATATTGCATATTATTTCTCTAACATGACAAAGTATTTAATTACTAAGTGTTCATCCTCAATCGCAGCGGGAGAGTCTCAAGCAAAACAATTGGATTCTTGCTTTATAATATCATCATTTAACGGAATGTATTACTATTATATAGCAACAAGCAATTCCACACTATTGAGTTCTGTTTCAGTACCTTATTCAGCATTGTCTCATCTTGGGATATCTCACTTGACAGCAATTGGAGAATTTTGGGGAGCGACAACCCATGAGGCGATTATTGCAGTAACTATAAACGTAGCACCTTCAAGCTCACAAATTCAGTCAATAGTTAGCGAATTCCAGAGCTGTCTATAA
- a CDS encoding zinc ribbon domain-containing protein — MVKYCPRCGYPNVDDAKFCMKCGYQLPQYIPQSPPPTLPSTQQPNFPPPSQPSASQQPSTPKKRAPVLAIIGVVMVVVVVLAVFLVFLPLFSFHGITALASTASKEFGGKWVTVKCKSATATYVGKGVYEVKYFNGTTVYENYDEIKFCCFNNVLSGLSSVSANSYFQINYYNVYPAKVVFTLVNGTVNGEKTYILAAGAYYNITPNPASEGYSSINSVLSNASYSSYISEYEAYLKSQGICVTISTYNGLDYLYMSVSNYTMLSETQAPSSLGGYSIHSLSEFGGVSNNEEIVVITINLVPTLSQMETMVSQVQGCL; from the coding sequence GTGGTTAAATATTGTCCTAGGTGTGGTTATCCTAACGTTGATGATGCTAAATTCTGCATGAAGTGTGGCTATCAATTACCTCAATATATTCCTCAATCTCCTCCACCTACATTACCATCAACACAACAACCAAATTTTCCGCCTCCTTCACAGCCTTCAGCTTCTCAACAACCTTCAACTCCTAAAAAGAGAGCTCCCGTACTTGCTATTATCGGTGTAGTAATGGTAGTTGTAGTAGTACTAGCAGTATTTTTAGTGTTTTTACCACTATTCTCTTTTCACGGTATTACAGCTTTAGCTTCAACAGCGTCAAAGGAGTTCGGCGGAAAGTGGGTAACTGTTAAATGCAAGTCCGCAACTGCTACATATGTAGGTAAAGGAGTCTACGAAGTAAAATATTTTAATGGAACCACGGTTTACGAGAACTATGACGAAATTAAATTCTGTTGCTTTAATAACGTTTTATCGGGTTTATCTTCCGTAAGTGCTAACTCATATTTTCAAATAAATTACTATAATGTGTATCCTGCTAAAGTGGTTTTTACATTAGTTAATGGCACTGTTAATGGAGAAAAGACTTACATCCTTGCGGCGGGAGCTTATTATAATATAACTCCTAATCCTGCATCAGAAGGATACTCTTCAATTAATTCTGTCCTATCTAATGCTTCATACTCCTCTTATATTTCAGAATATGAAGCCTACTTGAAATCTCAAGGAATATGCGTTACAATTTCGACGTATAATGGTCTAGATTATTTATATATGTCAGTTTCTAACTATACGATGTTAAGTGAAACTCAAGCGCCATCTTCTTTAGGGGGATACTCTATACATTCATTAAGTGAATTCGGAGGAGTATCAAACAATGAGGAAATTGTAGTTATTACTATAAATCTAGTTCCTACACTTTCACAAATGGAAACAATGGTTAGCCAAGTACAAGGATGCTTATAA
- a CDS encoding ABC transporter substrate-binding protein has product MDRLYKYIVMNLKIVGLAIVILVIIGGIGVYELLKKSTEQTATPSTTTKDLRIVSITPSDTQDLIALGLGKHIVGVDHYSYCLLKMINKTSCVHSNVTVFPEISPVNISGLVALNPTVVVGEKGLLYNCVNSIQKAGIKIFLTNADYASNFYQIESCICSLAKYFNVTNSSKELINWMNSKLQEFSTTGDITVTYIDWICPNYYFWTAGGNVFINTLIQLGGGINTFGECVNYNELCPGKLIEANSDILVVNVVYNISYTKYLLSHIPGIQNVKAYKNGNVYFLCCGSSYLTNEPGPLAVYAVLLFHDIINGTAPHQITWSWIEKCINPQMPVF; this is encoded by the coding sequence ATGGATAGGCTATACAAGTATATAGTCATGAACCTAAAAATTGTCGGTTTGGCAATCGTAATCTTAGTAATAATAGGTGGAATTGGAGTCTATGAATTACTAAAGAAATCAACAGAGCAAACAGCTACTCCTTCTACAACAACAAAAGACTTGAGAATAGTATCTATAACCCCTAGCGATACTCAAGACTTAATTGCCCTAGGTTTAGGAAAACATATTGTAGGAGTTGACCATTATTCTTACTGTCTTTTAAAGATGATAAACAAGACTTCCTGCGTACACAGTAATGTTACAGTATTTCCAGAAATTTCTCCAGTAAACATCTCAGGATTAGTAGCACTTAACCCTACGGTAGTTGTTGGAGAAAAAGGGCTTCTTTATAATTGTGTTAACAGTATCCAGAAGGCAGGAATAAAAATTTTCTTAACTAATGCTGACTACGCATCAAATTTCTATCAAATTGAAAGTTGCATATGTTCCTTAGCAAAATACTTTAATGTTACTAACTCATCTAAGGAGTTAATAAACTGGATGAATTCTAAATTACAAGAATTCTCGACTACGGGAGATATTACGGTAACTTACATAGACTGGATATGTCCTAATTATTACTTCTGGACTGCAGGAGGTAACGTATTCATAAATACTTTAATACAGTTGGGAGGAGGAATTAACACCTTTGGTGAATGCGTAAATTACAATGAATTATGCCCAGGAAAGCTGATAGAGGCTAATTCGGATATTCTCGTAGTGAATGTTGTGTATAATATATCATATACTAAGTACTTACTTTCACATATTCCAGGAATTCAAAATGTTAAAGCTTACAAGAATGGAAATGTTTACTTCCTTTGCTGTGGATCTTCGTATCTAACTAATGAACCTGGACCTCTAGCAGTTTACGCAGTTCTACTATTCCACGATATAATTAACGGAACTGCGCCTCATCAAATAACATGGTCTTGGATAGAGAAGTGCATTAACCCTCAAATGCCGGTGTTTTGA
- a CDS encoding iron ABC transporter permease yields the protein MLEKKLLFMLIMIFSLPISFLVSLIYGQIYIPLQEIFSPHGFYYTVLFKIRIPTVLAAALIGASLSIAGAIMQLLLRNPLMDPYVSGTASGGAFGAVMAYFLLAFNFPFNWIIYFSPLVAFIFSFIATIITLAIGKRTGVYGIIVGGVVVSYLFSSLLTVLLEAIEYKYPQVPPPLFWLLGEIQIVGYDYDEVLGFLVLTLVILAVIESRKLDLVHISDELSYAKKINPGKYRTAWIIFLSIIVGIIVSQVGIIGFIGIIVPHIVRRTVGGNSSTLIPFSALLGSSIMMLSNIIASGALGFVIPITAITSVLASPIIIYVLVKGRVSEGY from the coding sequence ATGTTAGAAAAAAAACTCCTTTTTATGTTAATAATGATTTTTTCCTTGCCCATATCCTTCTTGGTCTCATTAATTTACGGTCAAATTTACATTCCACTTCAGGAGATCTTTTCTCCTCACGGCTTTTACTACACAGTTCTCTTTAAGATTAGGATTCCTACAGTATTAGCTGCAGCGTTAATAGGAGCTTCCCTCTCAATTGCCGGAGCAATAATGCAACTCCTTTTGAGAAATCCCTTAATGGACCCATACGTAAGCGGTACAGCTTCTGGGGGGGCATTTGGTGCAGTCATGGCTTATTTTCTCCTTGCTTTTAATTTCCCATTCAATTGGATAATTTATTTCTCTCCTCTTGTCGCTTTCATCTTCTCCTTTATAGCAACTATAATTACCTTAGCAATAGGTAAAAGGACTGGCGTTTACGGGATAATAGTTGGCGGAGTAGTAGTTTCCTACTTGTTCTCTTCGCTACTCACAGTCCTGCTTGAGGCGATAGAGTACAAGTATCCTCAAGTGCCTCCTCCATTATTCTGGTTATTAGGAGAAATTCAAATAGTAGGCTATGATTATGATGAAGTGCTGGGATTCTTGGTCTTAACTCTGGTTATCTTAGCAGTTATAGAGAGTAGGAAGTTAGATTTAGTGCATATAAGCGATGAGCTCTCTTATGCAAAGAAGATCAACCCAGGCAAATACAGAACTGCATGGATAATATTCCTGAGTATAATAGTAGGTATAATAGTCTCACAAGTGGGCATAATAGGCTTCATAGGAATTATTGTACCTCACATAGTTAGAAGGACTGTGGGAGGTAATTCATCTACGCTTATTCCATTCTCCGCCTTACTAGGGTCTTCAATTATGATGCTCAGTAATATTATTGCGAGCGGAGCCTTGGGTTTTGTAATTCCAATTACCGCAATAACTTCAGTCTTAGCTTCTCCAATAATCATTTATGTCTTGGTGAAGGGTCGTGTTAGTGAAGGGTATTAA
- a CDS encoding ABC transporter ATP-binding protein, with protein sequence MLVKGIKVNLGGKEILHEVTFSTDGGINIILGPNGSGKTTLLRTLIGMVKPTEGEIRIEKKISYVPSEFFPAQMKVRDVLLSGEKKRRIDDYLENAKILGIETFLDREFYSLSSGEKRLTLICKALTEGDLIIMDEPLSNLDLANKVKIMNTMVEMGRRKEFLITSHELDVLNISEKAIIMKEGRVIYQGKSSDVTEEVLSKTYEVKIRKHEVNGKTFFFVDNSGY encoded by the coding sequence GTGTTAGTGAAGGGTATTAAAGTCAATTTAGGAGGCAAGGAAATCCTCCATGAAGTAACTTTTTCAACCGATGGAGGAATAAACATTATCCTAGGCCCTAACGGTTCTGGAAAGACCACGTTATTGAGAACTTTGATAGGTATGGTAAAGCCTACTGAAGGAGAAATTCGGATTGAAAAGAAGATATCTTATGTCCCATCAGAGTTCTTTCCTGCACAAATGAAGGTTAGAGATGTACTTCTCTCAGGAGAAAAGAAGAGGAGAATTGATGACTATCTGGAGAACGCAAAAATCTTAGGCATTGAGACCTTTTTAGATAGGGAATTTTACTCTTTAAGCAGTGGTGAAAAAAGGCTTACGCTTATCTGCAAAGCTTTAACCGAAGGAGATTTAATTATAATGGATGAACCTCTCTCTAACCTTGATTTAGCAAATAAAGTAAAAATAATGAACACCATGGTTGAAATGGGCAGAAGGAAGGAATTCCTAATAACTTCCCACGAGCTTGATGTTCTGAATATTTCTGAAAAAGCCATAATAATGAAGGAAGGAAGAGTAATATATCAAGGTAAGTCCTCTGACGTTACTGAGGAAGTTCTGAGTAAAACTTACGAAGTGAAGATAAGAAAACATGAAGTTAACGGAAAAACTTTTTTCTTTGTTGATAATAGTGGATATTAA
- a CDS encoding cobalt-factor II C(20)-methyltransferase codes for MIYVIGLGPGDPELITLKAMKVLSSAEVVFVPYSTGTNRSLALGIVEKFTKGEIVTLGFPMKKEVSDEELKAIAKTICEKAKEVSAFVTLGDPTLYSTFFRVFSFLNCQEVEIIPGVTSITACPSKIKIPLALKNEAIAVIPADRLDLIDLAKGKFEAIVVMKANENLEEIKSILSSYEIIYARRCYMEGEKIDELKGNEEKDYFATLICKVKEK; via the coding sequence TTGATTTATGTAATAGGTTTAGGTCCAGGAGATCCAGAATTAATTACTCTAAAGGCAATGAAGGTCTTATCAAGTGCTGAAGTAGTATTCGTTCCTTACTCTACCGGTACTAACAGAAGTTTGGCCTTAGGAATAGTTGAAAAGTTTACAAAAGGTGAAATAGTTACATTAGGCTTTCCAATGAAGAAGGAAGTAAGCGATGAGGAACTGAAGGCAATAGCTAAAACAATCTGTGAGAAAGCTAAGGAAGTCTCTGCGTTTGTAACCTTAGGAGATCCAACACTTTACAGCACTTTCTTCAGAGTCTTCTCGTTCTTGAACTGCCAGGAGGTTGAAATAATTCCAGGAGTAACTTCAATTACTGCCTGCCCTTCGAAAATTAAAATTCCTCTAGCTCTGAAAAATGAGGCTATAGCAGTTATTCCTGCAGACAGGCTTGATTTAATAGATTTAGCTAAAGGAAAATTTGAGGCTATAGTAGTAATGAAAGCTAATGAGAATTTAGAAGAGATTAAAAGTATCCTTTCTTCTTACGAAATAATTTACGCAAGGAGATGTTACATGGAAGGAGAGAAAATTGATGAATTAAAAGGTAATGAAGAAAAGGACTATTTTGCAACTTTAATATGTAAGGTGAAGGAAAAATGA
- the cbiT gene encoding precorrin-6Y C5,15-methyltransferase (decarboxylating) subunit CbiT, whose translation MFIRDEKIPMTKEEIRVIAISKAKLFHGAKFVDIGSGTGSVTVEAGLYVGSKGKVYAIEKDPKAIELTRKNVEKFNINNVEIIQGESPSALKEIKEEIDAVFVGGSENLDASIIEVDRLLKSKGRIVLDAILLETAVKAISVLSSLNYNPQIIEVIVAKGMNTSKGYAMISRNPIFIVYGEKP comes from the coding sequence ATGTTTATAAGAGATGAGAAAATTCCAATGACAAAAGAGGAAATAAGGGTAATTGCAATATCAAAGGCTAAGCTCTTTCATGGGGCAAAATTTGTAGATATAGGTAGTGGGACAGGAAGTGTTACAGTTGAGGCAGGGCTTTATGTAGGAAGCAAAGGAAAAGTTTACGCTATAGAAAAAGATCCTAAGGCTATAGAACTTACTAGAAAGAACGTTGAGAAGTTTAACATTAATAACGTGGAAATAATACAAGGAGAATCTCCTTCTGCGTTAAAGGAAATAAAAGAGGAAATAGATGCAGTATTTGTAGGCGGTTCAGAAAATCTGGATGCGAGTATAATTGAGGTAGATAGATTGCTTAAAAGTAAAGGAAGGATTGTCCTTGACGCTATATTATTGGAAACAGCAGTAAAGGCTATATCGGTTCTGTCTTCATTGAACTATAATCCTCAAATAATTGAGGTAATTGTAGCAAAGGGAATGAATACTTCTAAAGGTTATGCAATGATTTCAAGGAATCCAATTTTCATAGTTTACGGTGAGAAGCCTTGA